The DNA region AGCGCCGGCAGTTCCACCCTCCCCGGCTGCGCCGCGAGCGGTTCGGCGAGTTGATCCAGATCGACGGCAGCGAGCACCGCTGGTTCGAGGATCGCGGCGATCCCTGCACGCTTCTGGTGTTCATCGACGATGCGACGGGCCGGCTGATGCAGCTTCGCTTCGCCGTCTCGGAGAGCGCCTTTTCCTACTTCGAGGCGTTGGAGGGCTATCTGAATGCCCATGGCCGGCCGCTGTCCTTCTACTCGGACAAATACTCGGTGTTCCGGGTTTCGCAGCGCGAGGCGAAGGGCGGCCAGGGCATGACGCAGTTCGGCCGGGCCTTGGCGGAATTGAACATCGAGATCCTGTGCGCCAACTCCAGTCAGGCCAAAGGGCGGGTCGAACGGGTGAACCGGACGTTGCAGGACCGGCTAGTGAAGGAATTGCGGCTGGCCGGCATCACCGGCATCGAAGCGGGCAATGCTTTCCTGCCCGGCTTCATCGAGCGCTTCAACGCCCGCTTTGCCCTGCCCCCTGCCCGGCCGGACGATCTGCACCGGCCGTTGAACATCGCGCCGGATCGGTTGCGCCAGGTGCTGTGCTGGCGCGAACAGCGCCATGTCGGGCAGCAGTTGACGCTGTCCTACGAACGCAAGCTTATCATGCTGGAGGAGACGGAGCTGACGCGGGGACTGGTTGGCCAGTATGTCGACACCTACGCCTTCGCCGACGGCCGTCTGGAGGTGCGATGGAAAGGGGTGGCGCTGCCTTATCGGGCCTTCGACAAGGACCAGCGGGTCACCCAGGGCGACGTCGTGGAGAACAAGCGGCTGAGTGCGGTGCTGGCCCAGGTGAAAGAGATGCAGGAGAGCCGGCCGCCACCGCGGGTGAAGACCAACAGCGAGAAGAACGGCTACCGCAAAACAGGCCGGCGCAAGCGGGACAGCGGGCTTCCCGATGGCGCCTGCGCGGCTGATTGACCGCAGGCACTTGCCTCCTATCCGCAAAGCCCCGGTGCGGCCGGCATGTCTGGCAGCAGGATGATGGCTCGGCGATCGGCGTTGCCGTCAAGCCCTGCGCCTGCGGCGCACCGCAAAGCGGCTCCGGGGCTTGACCGCGCCGCCGAGCCGAACCCCAACGCATCCATGCCAGATATGCCGAAGAAGCCCGACAGCCAAACTACACGGCCAAGCCGAAGCTACCTCTCTGACATTCCTATTTTGCGCAATCCACTGACACTTCTACCCGGTCGCAACATGATTTGTAAGCGAAGGTTGACTCTTCGGCGTGCCTACTCCCGGCCGGTCAGCAAGGTCGCACTTGCAGAATCGCTGCCCATCATTCCGCGCGCCATCTCCAGACAGGAGGCGTGGTCGGGCTGGAAATCCTCGGCGATC from Azospirillum thiophilum includes:
- a CDS encoding ISNCY family transposase translates to MGWITMSEQDLQRVEVLGEVLSGRRGIGSAASVLALSERQVWRLLARYKAGGGGALVHRGRGRPSNRRLGDEVREQALELVRSRYGDFGPTLAAEMLRDTHGLTVSRETLRQWMADAGLWLSRRQRRQFHPPRLRRERFGELIQIDGSEHRWFEDRGDPCTLLVFIDDATGRLMQLRFAVSESAFSYFEALEGYLNAHGRPLSFYSDKYSVFRVSQREAKGGQGMTQFGRALAELNIEILCANSSQAKGRVERVNRTLQDRLVKELRLAGITGIEAGNAFLPGFIERFNARFALPPARPDDLHRPLNIAPDRLRQVLCWREQRHVGQQLTLSYERKLIMLEETELTRGLVGQYVDTYAFADGRLEVRWKGVALPYRAFDKDQRVTQGDVVENKRLSAVLAQVKEMQESRPPPRVKTNSEKNGYRKTGRRKRDSGLPDGACAAD